In Halobaculum rubrum, the following are encoded in one genomic region:
- a CDS encoding TOBE domain-containing protein — protein sequence MRANDGSDGDGAAGDGGAAEFDASLVADDATFDGRDAALLRAIAATGSVSGAAADLGRSRARALSRLETLEDAFGALVARRRGGADGGGSRLTPGARALLARFDRLTAALAGTAGAAESVFEGIIAERDGELAVVDTDAGSLRALAVGDPDPVAGDRLQVSVRADAVTLHDPDETPSADATSARNRFPGVASAVDRGDAVVEVRVDVGAEDPLAALVTVDSADRLGLREGGEVVASFKATATRATRADAAVDADGREP from the coding sequence ATGCGAGCGAACGACGGGAGCGATGGGGACGGGGCCGCCGGCGACGGCGGCGCGGCGGAGTTCGACGCGAGCCTCGTCGCCGACGACGCGACGTTCGACGGGCGCGACGCCGCGCTGTTGCGGGCGATCGCTGCCACGGGGTCCGTCAGCGGGGCCGCGGCGGATCTGGGTCGCTCCCGAGCGCGGGCGCTCTCGCGGCTGGAGACGCTGGAGGACGCCTTCGGCGCCCTCGTCGCGCGGCGCCGTGGCGGCGCCGACGGCGGGGGGAGCAGGTTGACGCCGGGGGCGCGGGCGCTGCTCGCGCGGTTCGACCGCCTCACCGCTGCCCTCGCGGGAACGGCCGGTGCCGCCGAGTCCGTATTCGAGGGAATCATCGCGGAGCGGGACGGCGAACTCGCGGTCGTCGACACCGACGCCGGGTCGCTGCGGGCGCTCGCGGTCGGCGACCCGGACCCGGTTGCGGGGGACCGCCTGCAGGTGAGCGTCCGCGCCGACGCCGTGACGCTGCACGACCCCGACGAGACGCCTTCGGCGGACGCGACGAGCGCGAGAAACCGGTTCCCGGGGGTCGCCAGCGCGGTCGACCGCGGGGACGCCGTCGTCGAGGTCCGGGTCGACGTTGGCGCCGAGGATCCCCTCGCGGCGCTGGTGACGGTGGACAGCGCCGACCGGCTCGGCCTGCGCGAGGGCGGCGAGGTGGTCGCGTCGTTCAAGG
- a CDS encoding substrate-binding domain-containing protein gives MPKQRGGRNGPTGRRSFLTAAGSTAASLGLAGCLAGANGDGSGGSTGTFASDGMDTEGDDATIGSSGMGLEDSMTIFHAGSLAPPFSEAEPLFEEEYGVDVTREAQGSVASAQKITQQGRSADVLGVSDFRLIRDRVLPEFGDWYAIFTTNSMSIQYREDSPGADEISQDNWWEILTRDGITIGHSDPAVDPGGYRAVMTQQLGAEAFEGQRLYDDATYRQLRENSVVPTGTETNLEGQLKSGELDYVFYYQSISASSGLPYVDLQPEVDLSRATGAYAEHYAKAEVETDSGTFTGAPIAYGITVPNVAESPNAGAKWVEYFATDPGRAVLEELGLVPVDPIVVPAASEDAVPENVMSVASAQETLGPLEL, from the coding sequence ATGCCGAAACAACGCGGCGGTCGGAACGGGCCGACGGGCAGGCGATCGTTCCTGACGGCGGCGGGTTCGACCGCGGCGTCGCTCGGCCTCGCGGGCTGTCTGGCCGGCGCTAACGGCGATGGCTCCGGGGGGTCGACCGGCACGTTCGCCTCGGACGGCATGGACACCGAGGGCGACGACGCCACGATCGGGTCCTCGGGGATGGGGTTGGAGGACTCCATGACGATCTTCCACGCGGGCTCGCTTGCGCCGCCGTTCTCGGAGGCCGAGCCATTGTTCGAGGAGGAGTACGGCGTCGACGTGACCCGCGAGGCGCAGGGGTCGGTCGCCTCCGCCCAGAAGATCACCCAGCAGGGTCGCTCGGCCGACGTGCTCGGCGTCTCCGACTTCCGGCTCATCCGCGATCGCGTGCTCCCCGAGTTCGGCGACTGGTACGCCATCTTCACGACGAACTCGATGTCGATCCAGTACCGCGAGGACTCCCCCGGCGCCGACGAGATATCGCAGGACAACTGGTGGGAGATCCTGACGCGCGACGGGATCACCATCGGCCACTCCGATCCGGCGGTCGACCCCGGGGGCTACCGCGCGGTGATGACCCAGCAGCTCGGCGCCGAGGCGTTCGAGGGCCAGCGGCTGTACGACGACGCCACCTACCGGCAGCTGCGCGAGAACTCGGTCGTCCCGACGGGCACCGAGACGAACCTGGAGGGCCAACTGAAGTCCGGGGAACTGGATTACGTGTTCTACTACCAGTCGATCTCCGCGAGTTCGGGGCTGCCGTACGTCGACCTCCAGCCGGAGGTCGACCTCTCGCGGGCGACGGGCGCGTACGCCGAGCACTACGCGAAGGCGGAGGTGGAGACCGATTCGGGGACGTTCACCGGCGCGCCCATCGCCTACGGGATCACGGTACCGAACGTCGCCGAATCCCCGAACGCGGGCGCGAAGTGGGTCGAGTACTTCGCGACCGACCCCGGACGGGCTGTCCTCGAAGAGCTGGGACTCGTCCCCGTCGACCCGATCGTCGTCCCCGCCGCCAGCGAGGACGCCGTTCCGGAGAACGTCATGTCGGTCGCGAGCGCCCAGGAGACGCTCGGTCCGCTGGAGCTGTAA